In Deltaproteobacteria bacterium, the following are encoded in one genomic region:
- a CDS encoding response regulator transcription factor produces the protein MKQDMVLSNSAENPKIRVLIVEDNARFRQAFKDNLQIVSPALDIQEAVEGQECLEKVEAFHPQLVFMDIRLPGESGLSLTKKIKARYPEMMIVVLTSYDNQEYRDAAFQSGANRFVSKDSLNFEEMAALIHSI, from the coding sequence GTGAAACAGGACATGGTCCTTTCCAATTCAGCAGAGAATCCAAAAATAAGGGTATTGATTGTCGAAGACAATGCCCGATTCCGGCAGGCATTTAAGGATAACCTTCAAATAGTCAGCCCTGCTCTTGACATCCAGGAGGCGGTCGAAGGTCAGGAGTGCCTGGAAAAGGTGGAGGCCTTTCATCCCCAATTAGTGTTCATGGATATCCGGCTGCCCGGGGAGAGCGGCCTTTCCCTGACCAAAAAGATCAAGGCCAGGTATCCTGAAATGATGATCGTCGTTCTCACCAGTTACGACAACCAGGAGTATCGGGATGCCGCTTTTCAAAGCGGGGCCAACCGCTTTGTTTCCAAAGACTCTTTAAATTTCGAGGAGATGGCGGCGCTGATCCATTCGATTTAG